Genomic DNA from Sphingobium sp. V4:
TGGAATCGGAAGAGAAGGCGTCGATCACCAGCAGGTCGGCGCCTCCGGCCGCTTGCCGCGCCAGCGTCATGCGCGCGTCACCCACGACGATGGCGGCGCGGGGCTGGCAGCGCGACAGGAAGGAAAAATGTGCCGGATCGCGCGCGATGTCGACCATGGCGGGGTCGATCTCGTAGAAGCGCCATGTCTGTCCGGGCTGGATGTAACAGGCAAGCGTCCCCGCCCCCAGACCGACGACGTCGATGCGTGAGCCGGGGCCGAACAGTGAAGCCGCATGGCGGAGCGCGAGGCCCACTCCCGAATCTGGGGCATAATAGCTGGTCGGTTCGCGCTCTCGGCCGGGTGTCCGGTCCTGGATGCCGTGCAGCGTCGTGCCGTGGAACAGGATACGCTGGGTCGCCCCTCTGTCTGCGACCCCATAGACGCCGAAATAGCTGCGGGTCAGCATCCCCGGCGTCAGGGATTGGGCCAGCTTTTCCCAGCCGCTGAGGCACAGCATAAGATAGAGCAGCAGGCCGGCGGTCAGCAACCGGTGGCCGAGCGCAGCAATGCCCAGGGCGATGATAGTCAGGAAGCTGGCCGTCTTGATCGCCGGCGACTTCCATTCCGGCATCACCATGCCCCCGCCGATCACCGACAGCAGCAGACCGGCCACCAGGATCAGCGCGCCGAGCCAGACACGCCGGCGCGGGTCTTCCCACAAGAGGCGCGGCAAACGCAGAAATGGCTCGCGCGGCGGCAGCAGAAGCGCGGCGGCGACAAGCAGGATCGGATATTCATAGGTCCAGTCGAAGATCAAAGGCGCCAACAGCGCGCAGAACAGGCCGCCGACCATGCCGCCGACCGACATGATCAAATAGAAACGCGTCAGATGCACCGGCGCGGGCCGAAGCTCGTAAAGCCGGGCATGGAGCGCCACGGCCGTCACGAACAACACGACAAGGATGCCGAGCGCCACGAAAACCGGGAATTTGACGCCCCCGGTGAAGGCGATGCACGCGCCAATCAGCAGAATGATCGGCGCGATCAACACGCATAGTTCGGCGGGCCGCCGGCCGACCGCGAACGCCAGACTGAAACTCAGCAGATAGAGGCCGAGCGGCAGCACCCAGAGCAGCGGCATCGCCACGATATCGGTCGTCAGGTAGAGGCTGGTCGCCAGCATCAGTCCCGACGGAACCGCCGCCAGCGCGGTCCAGTGCAGCATCGTCCGGCCGTCCGGCGGCGGCGGCGAGGCTTCGACAGCCTCGGTCGCCATCCTTCCGTCCGGCGGCAAGCGACGCGCGCTGGCATAGACCAGAAAGAAGAGCGCACCATAGCAAAGCGACCAGAGGATACTCTGCGCCTTGAGCGTCAGTAGCGGTTCGACCAGCAGCGGATAGGCGATCAGGCCGGCGAAGCTGCCCAGATTAGACGCGGCATAGAGCGGATAGGGATCGCTCCTGTCCGCGATTGCGAACCAGCGCTGCAACAGGGGCGCCTGGGCCGCGACGACGAAGAAGAGCGGCCCGATCGACGCGCCGAGCAGCCAGAGCACCCAGAAGGCCGGCTCCATGCCGGCCGGCGGTTGCCACGCCGCAAGTCCGATCGGCAGGAAGATGGCGCAGACCAGGAACAGGCCGAGATGGATCATCGCCTGCCGCCTCACGCCGAAGCGGCCCAGCCAATGGGCGTAGGCATAGCCGGCAAGCAACAGCGCCTGATAGACCAG
This window encodes:
- a CDS encoding fused MFS/spermidine synthase, producing MRMRTRPRYVVTICAGSFLLFLVQPMIARMALPRLGGAPSVWNSAMLVYQALLLAGYAYAHWLGRFGVRRQAMIHLGLFLVCAIFLPIGLAAWQPPAGMEPAFWVLWLLGASIGPLFFVVAAQAPLLQRWFAIADRSDPYPLYAASNLGSFAGLIAYPLLVEPLLTLKAQSILWSLCYGALFFLVYASARRLPPDGRMATEAVEASPPPPDGRTMLHWTALAAVPSGLMLATSLYLTTDIVAMPLLWVLPLGLYLLSFSLAFAVGRRPAELCVLIAPIILLIGACIAFTGGVKFPVFVALGILVVLFVTAVALHARLYELRPAPVHLTRFYLIMSVGGMVGGLFCALLAPLIFDWTYEYPILLVAAALLLPPREPFLRLPRLLWEDPRRRVWLGALILVAGLLLSVIGGGMVMPEWKSPAIKTASFLTIIALGIAALGHRLLTAGLLLYLMLCLSGWEKLAQSLTPGMLTRSYFGVYGVADRGATQRILFHGTTLHGIQDRTPGREREPTSYYAPDSGVGLALRHAASLFGPGSRIDVVGLGAGTLACYIQPGQTWRFYEIDPAMVDIARDPAHFSFLSRCQPRAAIVVGDARMTLARQAAGGADLLVIDAFSSDSIPVHLLTREALAIYGRRLAPDGLLLIHISNRYLDLRPVIAADATAEGWQARLRHYRPDPKDAKRHYAASVWIALSRDGTQLDRLARASGAASWQPLPARPGFSVWSDDHASILPILKIRP